The Anolis carolinensis isolate JA03-04 chromosome 2, rAnoCar3.1.pri, whole genome shotgun sequence genome has a window encoding:
- the pik3r5 gene encoding phosphoinositide 3-kinase regulatory subunit 5 isoform X1 → MQHTTCTEDRIHHALERCLHGLSKSGTISASTWTAGLCLNCWSLQELVSRDAGNYLILLEKILQKTQEVHDKCDYDLFAPLALLFGAAVLSIPHFPSDSDLLPRALRIYRDFLTWPVPYCDICQELLTFINNELKAPGISFQRLVRAEQGLPAKTHETSIITVLLLNPSEVDGEFLSVAEKMSTTELSQQTLLVTLLEHIYQANFGTKCDLGKLHQILKLKTVEELMELFASTSEAQEIAAVSSDDPSIAREQLESALWEIAKAAELPIITDEALPSKLRLIPIPVARCYTYRWDTDNFDILNEVLDKEGYYPKPVLLEDEEADNCFSERDSLLSEDGPCNSRVSIVSKDSALSLVSKKSLKSFVSSLKDCVDSGYMEDSDESSPELAGRLDPKEEKMSSRHRHRLSNKLYKLFKSKSQLILGKELRDISEVTSLSLPLRRAESLCNPVAKDRIPARSRRAQSLPQHVLSATLFQNHVPQNTCVQRRPFLSCDENTKVSTLRVVVFGSDRISGKVARAYSHLKSQESSCPRLTRYFKMHFYYVPVKRSGPTSSVLTHPPPSPGNSHSRTPGATVLNLAGMESSTNDISLYLGMQDPWYERNVLGLMNLPIHVLCQQSIKPEGEPLEETSEQLPILADMILYYCRFATHPVLLQVYQTQLTFTGGETRTEIFIHSLELGHSATTRAIKASGPGCKRLGIDGDREAIPLTLQIAYSKRSVSGRSRWNNTEKVCTSVNLRKACKRQEELGPKTECLTLTATEVIKRQSSKSKKSFNQISVSQIKVDKIQIIGVNCSFAVCLDQDERKIMQSVVRCEVSACYKPKISKSSIGGKVMPSFPPQEPSDFCSLLCLPIATFSGALP, encoded by the exons ATGCAGCACACAACATGCACAGAGGACAGAATCCACCATGCACTGGAGAGGTGCCTCCATGGCCTCAGCAAAAGTGGGACTATCTCTGCTAGCACTTGGACAG CTGGACTTTGCCTGAATTGCTGGAGTCTTCAGGAGCTGGTCAGTCGGGATGCAGGGAACTATCTCATCCTCTTGGAGAAAATCCTCCAGAAAACCCAAGAG GTTCACGATAAATGTGACTACGATCTCTTTGCTCCACTGGCCCTGCTATTTGGTGCAGCTGTCCTGTCT ATTCCCCATTTTCCTTCAGATTCTGACCTGCTTCCGAGGGCGTTGAGGATATACCGTGATTTCCTCACCTGGCCTGTGCCATACTGTGATATCTGCCAGGAGCTACTGACTTTCATCAACAATGAACTCAAAGCCCCAG ggATTTCATTTCAAAGACTAGTTAGGGCAGAGCAGGGACTGCCTGCAAAGACCCATGAGACTTCTATCAT AACAGTCCTGCTGTTGAACCCTTCAGAAGTCGATGGGGAATTCCTATCGGTTGCAGAAAAAATGAGCACCACTGAGCTTTCCCAGCAAACGTTACTGGTGACACTCCTGGAGCATATCTACCAAGCAAACTTTGGAACTAAATGTGACTTGGGAAAACTGCATCAAATACTGAAG TTGAAGACTGTGGAAGAGCTCATGGAGTTATTTGCCAGCACCTCTGAAGCCCAGGAAATAGCAGCTGTGAGTAGCGATGACCCTTCCATAGCCAGGGAACAACTGGAATCTGCCTTATGGGAAATTGCAAAGGCAGCTGAGCTTCCCATAATCACAG ATGAAGCCCTGCCAAGTAAGCTGCGCCTGATCCCCATCCCTGTTGCTCGCTGTTACACCTACAGATGGGATACAGATAATTTTG ACATCTTAAATGAGGTGCTAGACAAAGAAGGGTACTATCCAAAACCCGTGCTCTTAGAAGATGAGGAGGCGGACAATTGTTTTTCAGAAAGAGATTCTTTGTTATCTGAAGATGGTCCATGTAACTCACGGGTGTCTATTGTCTCAAAGGACTCTGCACTCTCCTTGGTTTCTAAAAAGTCCTTGAAGTCTTTTGTATCTAGCCTGAAGGACTGTGTGGACAGTGGCTACATGGAGGACAGTGATGAGAGCTCTCCTGAGCTGGCAGGCCGTTTGGATCCGAAGGAGGAGAAGATGTCCTCCAGACATCGGCATCGGCTGAGCAACAAGTTATACAAGCTGTTCAAGAGCAAGAGCCAATTGATCCTGGGCAAGGAGCTGAGGGACATCTCTGAGGTGACCTCACTCTCTCTGCCATTGCGCCGGGCAGAGAGCCTCTGCAATCCTGTGGCCAAGGACCGTATTCCAGCACGTTCCCGAAGGGCACAGTCTCTCCCCCAACATGTACTGAGTGCCACGCTTTTCCAAAACCATGTGCCTCAAAATACCTGTGTGCAACGCAGGCCATTCTTGAGCTGTGATGAGAACACAAAGGTCTCCACTCTGCGTGTGGTTGTGTTTGGTTCTGACCGCATCTCAGGGAAAGTGGCACGGGCTTACAGCCATCTTAA ATCTCAAGAAAGCAGCTGTCCCAGGCTGACTCGATACTTCAAGATGCATTTTTACTATGTTCCTGTGAAGAGGAGTGGCCCTACCTCATCTGTACTGACccaccctcctccttctccaggaAACTCACATTCCCGCACCCCTGGAGCCACG GTTCTTAATTTGGCAGGGATGGAGAGCAGCACAAATGATATCTCCCTGTACTTAGGTATGCAGGATCCATGGTACGAACGAAACGTTCTTGGGCTCATGAATCTTCCCATACATGTTCTGTGCCAG CAATCAATCAAGCCTGAAGGTGAACCTTTAGAGGAAACATCAGAGCAGCTTCCCATCCTTGCTGACATGATCCTTTATTACTGTCGTTTTGCTACCCACCCGGTGCTACTGCAAGTCTATCAAACACAA CTCACCTTCACTGGGGGAGAGACAAGAACTGAGATCTTCATCCATTCCTTAGAGCTGGGCCATTCCGCAACCACACGTGCCATCAAAGCTTCAG GTCCAGGTTGCAAACGCCTGGGTATAGATGGAGACAGAGAAGCAATTCCACTAACACTACAGATTGCTTACAGCAAG AGGTCAGTCAGTGGAAGGAGTCGATGGAATAACACTGAGAAAGTCTGTACATCTGTTAACCTCAGGAAGGCCTGTAAGAGACAAGAAGAGCTTG GCCCCAAAACAGAATGTTTGACTCTCACTGCAACAGAGGTCATCAAGAGACAAAGCTCCAAGTCTAAGAAGAGTTTCAATCAG ATTAGTGTGTCTCAGATTAAAGTGGACAAGATCCAGATCATTGGGGTCAACTGTTCTTTTGCTGTGTGTCTGGATCAGGATGAGCGGAAGATTATGCAAAGTGTGGTCAG GTGCGAGGTCTCTGCGTGCTACAAACCCAAGATTAGCAAATCCTCAATTGGAGGAAAAGTCATGCCGTCTTTCCCTCCCCAAGAACCCTCTGATTTCTGCTCTCTTCTGTGCTTGCCCATTGCCACGTTCAGTGGGGCATTGCCTTGA
- the pik3r5 gene encoding phosphoinositide 3-kinase regulatory subunit 5 isoform X2 — protein sequence MHWRGASMASAKVGLSLLALGQVHDKCDYDLFAPLALLFGAAVLSIPHFPSDSDLLPRALRIYRDFLTWPVPYCDICQELLTFINNELKAPGISFQRLVRAEQGLPAKTHETSIITVLLLNPSEVDGEFLSVAEKMSTTELSQQTLLVTLLEHIYQANFGTKCDLGKLHQILKLKTVEELMELFASTSEAQEIAAVSSDDPSIAREQLESALWEIAKAAELPIITDEALPSKLRLIPIPVARCYTYRWDTDNFDILNEVLDKEGYYPKPVLLEDEEADNCFSERDSLLSEDGPCNSRVSIVSKDSALSLVSKKSLKSFVSSLKDCVDSGYMEDSDESSPELAGRLDPKEEKMSSRHRHRLSNKLYKLFKSKSQLILGKELRDISEVTSLSLPLRRAESLCNPVAKDRIPARSRRAQSLPQHVLSATLFQNHVPQNTCVQRRPFLSCDENTKVSTLRVVVFGSDRISGKVARAYSHLKSQESSCPRLTRYFKMHFYYVPVKRSGPTSSVLTHPPPSPGNSHSRTPGATVLNLAGMESSTNDISLYLGMQDPWYERNVLGLMNLPIHVLCQQSIKPEGEPLEETSEQLPILADMILYYCRFATHPVLLQVYQTQLTFTGGETRTEIFIHSLELGHSATTRAIKASGPGCKRLGIDGDREAIPLTLQIAYSKRSVSGRSRWNNTEKVCTSVNLRKACKRQEELGPKTECLTLTATEVIKRQSSKSKKSFNQISVSQIKVDKIQIIGVNCSFAVCLDQDERKIMQSVVRCEVSACYKPKISKSSIGGKVMPSFPPQEPSDFCSLLCLPIATFSGALP from the exons ATGCACTGGAGAGGTGCCTCCATGGCCTCAGCAAAAGTGGGACTATCTCTGCTAGCACTTGGACAG GTTCACGATAAATGTGACTACGATCTCTTTGCTCCACTGGCCCTGCTATTTGGTGCAGCTGTCCTGTCT ATTCCCCATTTTCCTTCAGATTCTGACCTGCTTCCGAGGGCGTTGAGGATATACCGTGATTTCCTCACCTGGCCTGTGCCATACTGTGATATCTGCCAGGAGCTACTGACTTTCATCAACAATGAACTCAAAGCCCCAG ggATTTCATTTCAAAGACTAGTTAGGGCAGAGCAGGGACTGCCTGCAAAGACCCATGAGACTTCTATCAT AACAGTCCTGCTGTTGAACCCTTCAGAAGTCGATGGGGAATTCCTATCGGTTGCAGAAAAAATGAGCACCACTGAGCTTTCCCAGCAAACGTTACTGGTGACACTCCTGGAGCATATCTACCAAGCAAACTTTGGAACTAAATGTGACTTGGGAAAACTGCATCAAATACTGAAG TTGAAGACTGTGGAAGAGCTCATGGAGTTATTTGCCAGCACCTCTGAAGCCCAGGAAATAGCAGCTGTGAGTAGCGATGACCCTTCCATAGCCAGGGAACAACTGGAATCTGCCTTATGGGAAATTGCAAAGGCAGCTGAGCTTCCCATAATCACAG ATGAAGCCCTGCCAAGTAAGCTGCGCCTGATCCCCATCCCTGTTGCTCGCTGTTACACCTACAGATGGGATACAGATAATTTTG ACATCTTAAATGAGGTGCTAGACAAAGAAGGGTACTATCCAAAACCCGTGCTCTTAGAAGATGAGGAGGCGGACAATTGTTTTTCAGAAAGAGATTCTTTGTTATCTGAAGATGGTCCATGTAACTCACGGGTGTCTATTGTCTCAAAGGACTCTGCACTCTCCTTGGTTTCTAAAAAGTCCTTGAAGTCTTTTGTATCTAGCCTGAAGGACTGTGTGGACAGTGGCTACATGGAGGACAGTGATGAGAGCTCTCCTGAGCTGGCAGGCCGTTTGGATCCGAAGGAGGAGAAGATGTCCTCCAGACATCGGCATCGGCTGAGCAACAAGTTATACAAGCTGTTCAAGAGCAAGAGCCAATTGATCCTGGGCAAGGAGCTGAGGGACATCTCTGAGGTGACCTCACTCTCTCTGCCATTGCGCCGGGCAGAGAGCCTCTGCAATCCTGTGGCCAAGGACCGTATTCCAGCACGTTCCCGAAGGGCACAGTCTCTCCCCCAACATGTACTGAGTGCCACGCTTTTCCAAAACCATGTGCCTCAAAATACCTGTGTGCAACGCAGGCCATTCTTGAGCTGTGATGAGAACACAAAGGTCTCCACTCTGCGTGTGGTTGTGTTTGGTTCTGACCGCATCTCAGGGAAAGTGGCACGGGCTTACAGCCATCTTAA ATCTCAAGAAAGCAGCTGTCCCAGGCTGACTCGATACTTCAAGATGCATTTTTACTATGTTCCTGTGAAGAGGAGTGGCCCTACCTCATCTGTACTGACccaccctcctccttctccaggaAACTCACATTCCCGCACCCCTGGAGCCACG GTTCTTAATTTGGCAGGGATGGAGAGCAGCACAAATGATATCTCCCTGTACTTAGGTATGCAGGATCCATGGTACGAACGAAACGTTCTTGGGCTCATGAATCTTCCCATACATGTTCTGTGCCAG CAATCAATCAAGCCTGAAGGTGAACCTTTAGAGGAAACATCAGAGCAGCTTCCCATCCTTGCTGACATGATCCTTTATTACTGTCGTTTTGCTACCCACCCGGTGCTACTGCAAGTCTATCAAACACAA CTCACCTTCACTGGGGGAGAGACAAGAACTGAGATCTTCATCCATTCCTTAGAGCTGGGCCATTCCGCAACCACACGTGCCATCAAAGCTTCAG GTCCAGGTTGCAAACGCCTGGGTATAGATGGAGACAGAGAAGCAATTCCACTAACACTACAGATTGCTTACAGCAAG AGGTCAGTCAGTGGAAGGAGTCGATGGAATAACACTGAGAAAGTCTGTACATCTGTTAACCTCAGGAAGGCCTGTAAGAGACAAGAAGAGCTTG GCCCCAAAACAGAATGTTTGACTCTCACTGCAACAGAGGTCATCAAGAGACAAAGCTCCAAGTCTAAGAAGAGTTTCAATCAG ATTAGTGTGTCTCAGATTAAAGTGGACAAGATCCAGATCATTGGGGTCAACTGTTCTTTTGCTGTGTGTCTGGATCAGGATGAGCGGAAGATTATGCAAAGTGTGGTCAG GTGCGAGGTCTCTGCGTGCTACAAACCCAAGATTAGCAAATCCTCAATTGGAGGAAAAGTCATGCCGTCTTTCCCTCCCCAAGAACCCTCTGATTTCTGCTCTCTTCTGTGCTTGCCCATTGCCACGTTCAGTGGGGCATTGCCTTGA